In one window of Denticeps clupeoides unplaced genomic scaffold, fDenClu1.1, whole genome shotgun sequence DNA:
- the LOC114774321 gene encoding E3 ubiquitin-protein ligase Rnf220-like — MDLHRAAFKMESSSYLPNPLASPALMVLASTAEASRDASIPCQQPRPFGVPVSVEKDVHLPFNNGSYTFASMYHRQGAVPPGFPNREFPPSLLHLHHQFAPPNLDCSPISMLNHSGVGAFRPFASPPEDSAGAGGYQSAFTPAKRLKGCLEVEASPHLRYSDAEGKEYDYGGAQIPSGSPSALKAAEDAGKKIFAVSGLLSDHETSSSPEDRIER; from the coding sequence ATGGACCTCCACCGGGCGGCCTTCAAAATGGAGAGCTCCTCCTACCTCCCCAATCCGCTGGCGTCCCCGGCGCTCATGGTCCTGGCGTCTACCGCCGAGGCCAGCCGCGACGCGTCCATACCCTGCCAGCAGCCACGCCCCTTTGGCGTGCCCGTTTCTGTGGAGAAGGACGTGCACCTGCCCTTCAACAACGGCTCCTACACCTTTGCGTCCATGTACCACCGGCAGGGGGCGGTGCCACCCGGCTTCCCCAACCGGGAGTTCCCGCCTTCcctgctccacctccaccaccagttCGCCCCGCCCAACCTGGACTGCTCCCCCATCAGCATGCTGAACCACAGCGGGGTGGGCGCCTTCCGACCCTTCGCGTCCCCTCCCGAGGACTCGGCCGGCGCCGGGGGCTACCAGTCGGCCTTCACCCCGGCCAAGCGCCTGAAGGGCTGCCTGGAGGTGGAGGCGTCGCCCCACCTGCGCTACTCAGACGCGGAGGGGAAAGAGTACGACTACGGCGGCGCGCAGATCCCGTCTGGCTCGCCGAGCGCGCTGAAGGCCGCGGAGGATGCCGGGAAAAAGATTTTCGCCGTGTCGGGGCTGCTGTCCGACCACGAGACCTCGTCCAGCCCAGAGGACCGCATTGAGCGCT